A genomic window from Pecten maximus chromosome 2, xPecMax1.1, whole genome shotgun sequence includes:
- the LOC117322243 gene encoding toll-like receptor 4, with protein MSCTRPNLHQMLQHGNMIRVSHFLLLIIFLSVLYPVGGATDRCPVPCSCTYKGNIILVLDCSNLNWAKIPSTFNLPPSVVHLSLAYNQFEVLHKGSFANLSNLQYLDVSHNHLSSLDYSCFEGLDSLINLNMSYNNLKMTVGVYSPGIFRYLKHLKVLHIHGNIRQSTADQNYPDVALSDLQFLEVLTMDGLTGITFGQGFRKLRHLTFLDMSVRDDESSCVLLNVLNTTFSSLSNSSLSVLKLVQCNIYRIAPGAFSMLKHLTELDLSKNDRLAFAGMKNASFGLNLTNIQTLNLNGINRHSDPWTLRQSDFVYFHTTNLKTLTVDSNRITNIEGGVIDILPTSLEVLTFRDNYLTDAHFMANLVHLENLLVFDVSYQLHYSVRQENTPGRAYHSLLTQLTSREENTYVSRNNKESMRTVPSFSNNFTNEVDLYTKSNKLKYISLRHDKRDDVLRLPFKLKKAIGSNLKIDPLSAPPVTFDSNNSLEYLDLSSNGVHAWFGKWSGLHSLRFFNISFNAMFLLAPDSLGDMPNLHTLFLNGNRLGVTIMHDTQFLTFSNQTKLTYLNLSDNGLTDLPEFVFAKQIILEKLDIQHNFLSAINFRMKSLERLREINLSNNTIADLTRVNMEEIDYLVKRSNFTIDLTGNPLQCTCDQLEQLRWMVVTKFVFRNLERYTCKANNGSIVSLGALDDMVGQMGIDCIAGETILICVAVFCGLSFILTVAALAYYKRSRLMYLFSIGRKHINPLGTNNPTGTNIQDGEEIEEQKKFTVYVSMEPSRLVNDFVFQLKEHLQTKGVSVCIPELDLRSGAKETISIVQAMNNSACILALIDNAYMTSFHRLFEFEVAVTEGIQNRFKNLIVVLLKDLDSRHLQMNDFVAMYCRENHFFDDRRGQGRLFMELENEIKRYKEFTERKT; from the coding sequence CTGCACGCGCCCAAATCTGCACCAAATGCTACAGCACGGGAACATGATTCGCGTCTCCCATTTTCTCCTGTTGATCATTTTCTTATCCGTTTTATATCCAGTAGGAGGAGCGACAGATCGCTGCCCTGTTCCTTGTTCGTGTACCTACAAAGGAAACATTATCCTAGTTTTAGATTGTTCAAATCTTAACTGGGCAAAAATTCCTTCAACGTTCAATTTGCCACCTTCCGTAGTACATCTTTCGCTTGCCTACAATCAATTTGAAGTGCTCCATAAAGGTTCTTTCGCGAATCTGTCGAATCTCCAATATCTTGATGTATCACATAACCATTTGTCCAGTTTGGACTATTCCTGCTTTGAAGGATTGGATTCATTGATTAATCTTAACATGAGCTATAACAATCTAAAGATGACAGTAGGTGTGTATAGTCCTGGAATATTCCGATATCTGAAGCATCTGAAAGTACTACACATCCATGGCAACATCAGGCAATCGACAGCGGATCAAAACTATCCGGATGTGGCACTTTCCGATCTCCAGTTTTTAGAGGTACTGACAATGGACGGATTAACAGGCATCACATTTGGACAAGGATTTAGAAAATTGAGACATCTGACTTTCCTCGATATGTCAGTACGGGACGATGAAAGTTCATGTGTGTTGCTTAACGTTCTTAATACAACGTTTAGCAGTTTGAGCAATTCCTCACTTTCCGTGTTGAAGttggtacagtgtaatatataccgtatagcACCAGGGGCGTTCTCAATGCTTAAACATCTAACCGAATTAGACTTGTCTAAAAACGATCGACTTGCGTTTGCAGGAATGAAAAACGCAAGTTTTGGACTCAACTTAACAAACATCCAGACTCTGAATCTCAATGGTATCAACAGACACAGCGATCCTTGGACGCTCCGGCAatctgattttgtttattttcatactACAAACCTTAAAACACTCACGGTGGATTCAAATAGGATTACTAACATTGAAGGTGGCGTTATAGACATCCTTCCTACATCTTTGGAGGTTTTAACATTTCGGGACAATTATCTAACAGATGCCCATTTCATGGCTAACTTGGTTCACTTGGAAAACCTTTTAGTGTTTGACGTAAGTTACCAGTTGCATTATTCCGTTAGACAAGAGAACACACCAGGGCGTGCATATCATTCTCTGCTTACACAACTCACAAGTCGGGAAGAAAACACGTATGTTTCAAGGAACAACAAGGAAAGCATGCGCACAGTTCCATCATTTTCTAATAACTTCACAAACGAGGTAGATTTATACACAAAgtcaaataaattaaaatatatttctttacgCCACGACAAAAGGGATGATGTCCTTCGGTTGCCCTTCAAGTTGAAGAAAGCCATTGGAAGCAACCTCAAGATAGATCCTTTATCTGCTCCACCTGTTACCTTTGATTCCAATAATTCCCTGGAATATCTCGACCTGTCCTCAAACGGGGTCCATGCCTGGTTTGGAAAATGGTCGGGTTTACATTCCTTGCGGTTTTTTAATATTTCCTTTAACGCAATGTTTCTGTTGGCTCCGGATTCGCTCGGTGATATGCCTAATTTACATACCCTCTTCCTGAATGGAAACAGACTCGGCGTTACTATAATGCATGACACGCAGTTTCTCACTTTTTCCAACCAAACAAAATTAACCTATCTGAATTTGAGTGATAATGGCTTAACTGATCTACCAGAATTTGTGTTTGCAAAACAAATAATACTTGAAAAGCTAGATATCCAGCATAACTTTTTGTCGGCCATAAACTTTCGAATGAAGTCGCTAGAAAGACTAAGAGAGATCAATCTCTCGAATAATACGATAGCAGACCTAACGCGTGTCAATATGGAGGAGATTGATTATTTAGTTAAGCGGTCAAACTTCACCATAGACTTGACCGGAAACCCCCTGCAATGTACATGTGATCAGTTAGAACAACTCCGATGGATGGTGGTTACTAAATTCGTGTTCCGGAACTTAGAACGATACACTTGTAAAGCCAACAATGGCAGCATTGTCAGTCTTGGTGCGTTGGACGATATGGTGGGACAAATGGGAATCGACTGTATagcaggggagacaattctcATTTGTGTGGCTGTGTTTTGTGGACTGAGCTTTATACTTACAGTTGCCGCTCTCGCCTACTACAAGAGGTCTCGACTTATGTACCTATTCAGTATAGGCAGAAAACACATCAATCCATTAGGAACAAATAATCCAACAGGAACAAACATTCAAGATGGCGAAGAAATTGAAGAACAAAAGAAATTTACGGTGTATGTGTCTATGGAACCCTCTCGGCTAGTGAACGATTTCGTCTTCCAACTAAAGGAACATCTTCAAACTAAAGGCGTATCTGTGTGCATACCCGAGTTAGATCTGAGAAGTGGCGCGAAAGAGACTATATCTATCGTTCAGGCCATGAACAACAGTGCATGTATACTAGCTCTCATTGACAACGCCTACATGACGTCATTTCATCGTCTTTTCGAATTCGAGGTTGCTGTCACTGAAGGAATTCAGAACCGATTTAAAAATTTGattgttgttttattaaaaGACTTGGACAGCAGACATCTGCAAATGAACGATTTCGTTGCTATGTACTGTCGAGAGAACCATTTCTTTGATGATCGTCGGGGGCAAGGAAGATTATTTATGGAATtagaaaatgaaatcaaaaggTACAAGGAGTTTACAGAGAGAAAGACATAG